The Xylocopa sonorina isolate GNS202 chromosome 17, iyXylSono1_principal, whole genome shotgun sequence genome includes a region encoding these proteins:
- the LOC143431181 gene encoding uncharacterized protein LOC143431181, whose amino-acid sequence MKSSKPPKVIRDVQAADDSEDYEGVTTAVPTQTKGKDSQPEHKTTDSQFPSEAIEKISGHTTFKVSLRTAGIVLASTILLTCCCTLFIRNRLFNLFNKIRGKKKKGKFIPIEDDVDIARSYLVRKPRVKRKRAPSYELVHTATQNNTVAAPREPEEPQPTACYKCYRKKRKKSTKRPHR is encoded by the exons ATGAAATCCTCGAAGCCGCCAAAAGTGATACGCGACGTCCAAGCGGCTGATGATTCGGA AGACTACGAAGGCGTCACAACAGCGGTACCGACCCAAACGAAAGGGAAAGATTCTCAGCCAGAACATAAAACAACCGACAGCCAGTTCCCAAGTGAAGCAATCGAGAAGATCAGCG GACATACTACCTTCAAAGTATCACTGAGAACCGCAGGAATCGTTCTTGCCTCGACCATACTTTTAACCTGTTGCTGTACTTTGTTCATAAGGAACAGACTGTTCAATCTGTTCAACAAGATACgagggaagaagaaaaaagg TAAATTCATACCAATCGAAGACGACGTGGATATAGCCAGAAGCTATCTCGTTCGAAAGCCACGGGTAAAACGGAAAAGGGCGCCGTCGTACGAATTAGTGCACACAGCTACGCAAAATAACACGGTGGCTGCGCCGAGGGAACCGGAAGAACCGCAGCCAACGGCTTGCTACAAGTGTTACAGGAAGAAACGGAAGAAAAGCACGAAGAGGCCCCACAGATGA
- the LOC143431180 gene encoding uncharacterized protein LOC143431180 — MRFVCSIYILIALFAENKEKCSVQCVGWLEENELVHLSQKLNSLECLKLVQAIYEVTPPRAERKARKHEVLAGNLMSPASKECLVDLEEWNNDSPTDAIANGRGTMEMTLRWLGRPDLAKYVRENRRSIRSVETEDYNIADTLEFPGHIVSRRHTSNRDKHSRTNDKKKTKKKKKKKKRKSLHREEITRIRISVLIELIGFVYSSRKNHHKLKKKENRHPKKTNSIRQRSICCSILFILFFIVVCLVVVYFYKRYRSKARGTRFKHDWSDSKKDKDTFTDCLEWDDAVCSCSDVEGGCTGKCAMCSKIDQRHHMASHRTGSDNSTKQLSGVRKVKKKKERKKQRFNFLQKGFQNKKKEKDQENRDRKKTLEKVIVKKREKDQCACCRCSLNYTDKTLRERKEDEKRALYKWKVKRKKGDKRWKKDEPRKVEKHANVCFNETCK; from the exons ATGAGATTTGTATGCTCGATTTACATTTTGATTGCGCTTTTTGCGGAGAACAAG GAGAAATGTTCGGTACAATGTGTCGGATGGTTAGAGGAGAACGAGCTCGTGCATCTGTCGCAGAAATTAAACTCTCTGGAATGTTTAAAGCTCGTGCAAGCCATATACGAAGTAACTCCTCCGAGAGCGGAACGTAAAGCGAGGAAGCACGAGGTGCTGGCAGGAAATTTAATGTCACCCGCGTCGAAGGAGTGTCTCGTCGATCTTGAAGAGTGGAACAACGACTCTCCAA CAGACGCGATTGCGAACGGTAGAGGAACGATGGAAATGACGTTGAGATGGTTGGGACGACCTGATCTAGCAAAGTACGTGCGAGAAAATCGCAGATCGATTAGATCCGTTGAAACGGAGGATTACAATATAGCCGACACGTTAGAATTTCCAGGACACATAGTGTCGAGGAGGCATACCTCGAATAGGGATAAACATTCACGCACTAACGACAAGAAGAAgaccaagaagaagaagaagaagaagaagaggaaaagtCTTCATCGCGAAG AAATCACACGCATACGAATCTCTGTATTAATTGAATTGATCGGTTTCGTATATTCCAGTCGTAAGAATCATCATAAattgaaaaagaaagagaatcgCCATCCGAAGAAGACGAATTCCATTCGACAACGATCGATCTGCTGTTCGATTTTGTTCATTCTGTTCTTCATTGTCGTGTGCCTTGTCGTCGTCTACTTTTACAAGCGATATCGTTCGAAGGCACGTGGTACGCGATTCAA ACACGATTGGAGCGACAGTAAGAAAGACAAGGATACCTTTACCGATTGTTTGGAATGGGACGATGCTGTTTGTTCTTGCTCGGATGTCGAAGGGGGTTGCACAGGAAAATGTGCGATGTGCAGTAAAATTGATCAAAGACACCACATGGCGAGCCATCGAACTGGTTCTGACAATTCTACCAAACAGTTGAGTGGCGTGCGTAAAgtgaaaaagaagaaggaaagaaagaaacagCGGTTTAATTTCCTGCAGAAGGGTTTTCAGAATAAGAAGAAAGAGAAGGATCAGGAAAATCGGGATAGGAA GAAAACATTGGAGAAAGTAATCGTAAAGAAACGTGAGAAGGATCAGTGCGCGTGTTGTAGATGTTCTTTGAATTATACAG ATAAAACATTACGCGAGAGAAAAGAAGACGAGAAGAGGGCATTGTACAAATGGAAGGTGAAAAGGAAGAAGGGAGATAAAAGATGGAAAAAAGATGAACCGCGAAAAGTAGAGAAACATGCGAACGTATGTTTCAATGAGACGtgtaaataa
- the LOC143431182 gene encoding uncharacterized protein LOC143431182, giving the protein MELSRREWSTCLTLVVILSRYEVLGTIDVNFNELEYLAARLNPFECRRLIAALHYTSYELPKSLAGAERNVDDDIPCIRHLLHWNSSPDEGKGNTHEVLTHRLRQINRNDLADWLGKSAFRQLGKDLDRAMVKAFDELGKEETELPHPITLEPARYDEEDPWLQVDVVLMATLLGLIGTLFTLICVTVLHRIRQHFRKSKYKYDHYSISYYRFHDQLFLA; this is encoded by the exons ATGGAGCTGTCAAGGCGCGAATGGTCCACGTGTCTAACCCTCGTCGTTATTCTATCGCGATACGAGGTCCTCGGCACGATCGATGTTAATTTCAACGAATTGGAATATTTGGCAGCGCGTCTCAATCCTTTCGAGTGTCGACGGCTGATTGCAGCGCTTCATTACACAAGCTACGAGCTACCAAAAAGCTTGGCAGGTGCTG AACGCAACGTGGACGACGATATTCCTTGCATACGACACCTTTTGCACTGGAACAGTTCTCCGGATGAAGGCAAGGGCAATACCCACGAGGTTTTGACTCACAGACTGCGGCAGATAAATCGAAACGATCTGGCAGATTGGCTGGGCAAGTCCGCGTTCAGGCAATTGGGAAAAGATCTAGACAGGGCGATGGTGAAGGCGTTCGACGAGCTTGGCAAGGAGGAAACGGAATTACC TCATCCGATAACTCTCGAGCCTGCACGATACGACGAGGAGGATCCCTGGCTGCAAGTCGACGTCGTTCTCATGGCGACTTTACTGGGACTGATAGGAACTTTGTTCACATTGATATGCGTGACCGTGTTGCACAGGATCAGGCAACACTTTCGTAAATCGAAATACAAGTACGATCATTATTCGATTAGTTATTATCGATTCCACGATCAACTTTTTCTGGCTTGA